The following nucleotide sequence is from Melioribacteraceae bacterium 4301-Me.
ACATTAGAAAGTACAGGTCTTTTAGCATCTGAAATTAAATTTCTTTCTCTAATTATCTCCTCGATTTTCTGATGATAAAATTCCAACGAAGCCGGATTGTTTAACAGTGCAGCACCTCTATTTATAGAAATACGAGCATTTTCTAAATTACCAGCATAAGCAAAAGCAAGTCCATGTAAAAAATAAGCTGTAGGATAGTCAGGGTATATTTCAAGGCCATTTTCTAATATTTCTAATGCGGAAATATAATTGCCGTTAGCAATTTCGTAATAAGCTACTCTGGCAAATAATGGGGAATTTTTGTCAAATTCGTATATTAATTTAATTTTATCAATTGATAAATCTTCAGAAAGTTGATTCAAAAACTAACCTCCTAAATTGAAGCTTTTCTGTTAATAATTGCTTGCCTAAACGAAAGTAAGGACACGCCCGCAAAACCTAAAAAGAACATTACTTGAAACGGCAATGCTGCTATTTCCATAAAATAAATTGAAGCAACAACACCAATTAAACAGTAGATT
It contains:
- a CDS encoding tetratricopeptide repeat protein, translated to MNQLSEDLSIDKIKLIYEFDKNSPLFARVAYYEIANGNYISALEILENGLEIYPDYPTAYFLHGLAFAYAGNLENARISINRGAALLNNPASLEFYHQKIEEIIRERNLISDAKRPVLSNVSENLNTTDNDISAKNELEDYLDKLAEKISNAKIKYNNEDIDENKIKMPEYTGEKIVSETLAEIYYSQGKYNEALQTYEALLKIRPAMSDYYQKKINNIKSLLKQQNDKN